In one Nostoc sp. KVJ3 genomic region, the following are encoded:
- a CDS encoding right-handed parallel beta-helix repeat-containing protein, whose product MVIQGFSLSAYLAIPVVLGLLAGGERIKASVVENFQASTNKEMSLSSRQLISAKATPKTYYVSGTGSDNNSGLSSSSAFRTIQKAADLTNPGDTVLIMNGVYKNIGQAGSALYIKRSGTANAWIRYKAYPGHFPKIQHNTWNGITVLGGASYIEINGLEVVGNNANISLDYAMSQKTNKTNPLTNGNCINVDGRTNGHVHHIRILNNKVHDCGGGGIGAAQADYVTIDHNVVFNNAWYSIYGCSGVGFLSSWNSDNNRGYKMFITNNKVYNNRMYIPWIAAGKITDGNGIIIDSSRNDQGNSKLGAYTGRTLVKNNLTFNNGGSGIHTIGSDHVDIVNNTAVLNNQTPELKGGQIFTYTSSDVRILNNILYAFPGKNINSKTKSQNVIYDNNIYINTSKVSVKGPHDIVADSEFLKKHPTLEKISGDWKSRLDRQNPPTRTYVESKVAGFACGRVTYRFKGKLIKVGCSL is encoded by the coding sequence GTGGTTATTCAAGGTTTCAGTTTAAGCGCATATCTTGCAATTCCCGTAGTATTAGGTCTTTTGGCTGGGGGAGAAAGAATAAAAGCTTCTGTAGTTGAAAATTTTCAGGCATCCACTAACAAGGAAATGAGCCTATCTAGCCGCCAGCTAATCAGCGCTAAGGCGACTCCGAAAACATACTATGTGAGTGGTACTGGAAGCGACAATAATAGCGGACTCTCTAGTTCATCCGCCTTTAGGACTATTCAAAAGGCAGCAGACCTTACCAATCCTGGCGATACAGTATTGATTATGAATGGAGTCTACAAAAATATAGGTCAAGCTGGAAGTGCTTTATATATTAAACGTTCTGGAACTGCCAATGCATGGATTAGATATAAAGCATATCCTGGTCATTTCCCAAAAATTCAGCACAATACATGGAACGGGATTACGGTCTTGGGTGGAGCTTCATATATTGAGATCAACGGGCTGGAGGTTGTCGGAAACAATGCCAATATCAGCCTTGATTATGCCATGAGTCAGAAGACTAACAAAACAAATCCACTGACCAATGGAAACTGCATCAATGTGGATGGACGAACCAATGGTCATGTTCATCATATTCGGATTTTGAATAATAAAGTGCATGACTGTGGAGGAGGAGGTATCGGAGCAGCACAGGCTGATTATGTGACAATAGATCATAATGTGGTGTTCAATAATGCCTGGTATAGTATTTATGGTTGCAGTGGCGTTGGGTTCTTGAGTAGTTGGAATTCTGACAACAACCGTGGATACAAGATGTTTATTACCAACAATAAGGTCTATAACAATCGCATGTATATCCCTTGGATTGCAGCCGGAAAGATTACAGATGGGAATGGTATTATTATTGATAGTTCTAGAAACGATCAAGGTAACTCAAAATTGGGTGCATATACAGGACGGACTTTAGTTAAAAACAATCTTACATTTAATAATGGTGGTTCAGGTATTCATACAATTGGAAGCGATCATGTTGATATTGTCAATAACACAGCTGTTTTAAATAATCAGACTCCAGAACTTAAGGGAGGACAAATATTTACCTACACGTCATCTGATGTCAGGATTTTAAATAATATTCTTTATGCTTTTCCTGGCAAGAATATTAATAGTAAAACCAAAAGCCAAAACGTTATTTACGATAATAATATCTACATTAATACTTCTAAGGTAAGTGTTAAGGGGCCTCATGATATTGTTGCAGACTCGGAGTTTTTAAAGAAGCATCCCACTCTAGAAAAAATATCTGGCGATTGGAAATCGCGGCTAGATAGACAAAACCCCCCTACGCGGACTTATGTAGAATCTAAGGTGGCAGGTTTTGCTTGTGGGCGAGTTACCTATCGTTTTAAAGGGAAACTCATTAAAGTGGGATGCTCTCTGTGA
- the psbP gene encoding photosystem II reaction center PsbP, giving the protein MWKRIVLILLLVLSFSLSNSDVAAAAGLKSFVDSSDGYQFLYPNGWLQVKVANGPDVVFHDLIEVSENVSVVISPVPEGKTLSELGTPTEVGYKLGKAALAPPDSGRSAELVNAAQREVDGKTYYLLEYEVKLPNQQQRHNIASVAVSHGKLFTLNASIPEKRWQRVKRMIDEVVNSFSVY; this is encoded by the coding sequence ATGTGGAAACGAATTGTATTAATTTTGCTATTGGTGTTGAGCTTTAGCCTGAGTAATTCTGATGTAGCAGCTGCGGCTGGACTTAAAAGCTTTGTAGACTCTAGTGATGGCTATCAGTTTTTATATCCTAACGGCTGGCTGCAAGTTAAAGTTGCCAATGGGCCAGATGTGGTTTTTCACGATTTGATTGAGGTGTCTGAAAATGTTTCTGTTGTGATTAGCCCAGTTCCAGAAGGCAAAACTTTATCAGAACTGGGAACGCCAACAGAAGTAGGATATAAATTGGGCAAAGCTGCTCTTGCGCCTCCTGACTCTGGTCGTTCAGCTGAATTAGTCAATGCCGCACAACGAGAAGTAGACGGTAAAACATACTACCTTTTAGAGTATGAGGTTAAACTCCCTAATCAACAGCAACGCCACAACATCGCTAGCGTCGCTGTTAGTCATGGTAAGCTTTTTACCCTCAACGCCTCAATTCCTGAAAAACGCTGGCAGAGAGTTAAAAGAATGATTGATGAGGTTGTCAATTCTTTTTCTGTTTATTAA
- a CDS encoding HlyD family efflux transporter periplasmic adaptor subunit gives MSRVTEKPKPTEQALNQEQPKIWWGIAVAVPVVIAAGILGTAKIEQLRKLTTPVPVMPSTNSISAVGRLEPRGEVVKLSAPSSGLSPSSRIQQLLVREGEQVKQGQIVAILDNRDTQIAGLEEAKAKVQESRANLAQVRAGSPRDIQAQRAVVARLQAQYIGERDGQQATIARIAAQLSGDKLVQQATVNRLEAELSGQKETLRATLTRIQAQQRNAQVDAGRYDFLYKEGAISQQERDTRRLSAVTANQQVAESQATLKQTLATVRQQLAEARANQIQNLATLQQQLIEAKVNRDKTLATLQRQIDEEKAKLSRIMDVSPTDVQVAQAQVSNAIANVRKAEAQLRLSYVQAPIAGEILKVYTKSGEAIGANGIAEIGQTSQMYVIAEVPEDSIGKVRIGQNATVSSDNGAFSGELKGTVTEIGRKIGKKDVLNTDPAADVDARVVEVKIALPSGDSQKVSGLTYAKVLVEINN, from the coding sequence ATGTCAAGGGTGACTGAAAAGCCAAAGCCAACTGAACAGGCACTTAATCAAGAACAACCTAAGATTTGGTGGGGTATCGCTGTAGCTGTACCAGTAGTAATTGCTGCTGGAATATTAGGTACAGCCAAAATCGAGCAACTGAGAAAACTCACTACACCTGTACCCGTAATGCCATCTACCAATAGCATTAGTGCTGTAGGGCGTTTGGAACCGCGAGGCGAAGTTGTTAAATTATCCGCCCCATCATCAGGATTATCGCCATCATCACGAATTCAGCAACTTTTGGTGAGAGAAGGTGAACAGGTAAAGCAAGGCCAAATTGTAGCAATTTTAGATAATCGCGATACCCAAATAGCCGGACTAGAAGAGGCTAAAGCCAAGGTACAAGAATCTCGTGCAAATTTAGCGCAAGTCAGGGCTGGATCTCCACGAGATATTCAAGCCCAAAGAGCAGTTGTTGCTCGCCTACAAGCGCAGTATATTGGCGAAAGGGATGGTCAACAAGCAACGATCGCGCGGATTGCAGCCCAGTTAAGTGGAGATAAACTCGTCCAACAAGCAACAGTAAATCGCCTAGAAGCTGAACTCAGTGGGCAAAAAGAAACTCTCAGAGCAACCCTTACACGGATTCAAGCCCAACAACGCAATGCTCAAGTCGATGCTGGACGCTATGATTTTTTATACAAAGAAGGCGCGATTTCTCAGCAAGAGCGGGATACTAGACGCTTAAGTGCAGTAACTGCTAACCAGCAAGTGGCTGAAAGCCAAGCTACCCTAAAGCAGACATTAGCCACTGTACGCCAGCAACTGGCTGAGGCTAGAGCTAACCAAATACAAAATTTAGCAACTTTGCAACAGCAGCTAATCGAAGCCAAGGTTAACCGTGACAAAACTTTAGCAACTTTGCAAAGGCAAATTGATGAAGAAAAGGCCAAACTGAGTAGAATTATGGACGTTAGTCCTACCGATGTGCAAGTAGCGCAAGCCCAAGTTAGTAATGCGATCGCAAATGTCAGAAAAGCCGAAGCACAACTAAGATTGAGCTACGTTCAAGCACCAATCGCTGGAGAGATTTTAAAGGTTTATACCAAGTCAGGCGAAGCCATCGGTGCAAATGGGATTGCTGAAATTGGACAAACCAGTCAAATGTATGTGATTGCGGAAGTCCCCGAAGACAGTATTGGTAAAGTGCGTATTGGTCAAAACGCCACAGTCAGCAGTGATAATGGAGCATTTAGCGGCGAATTAAAGGGAACTGTCACCGAAATTGGCAGAAAAATTGGTAAAAAAGACGTGCTGAATACAGATCCAGCGGCAGATGTAGATGCCAGAGTTGTAGAAGTAAAAATTGCTCTGCCTTCAGGAGATAGTCAGAAAGTTTCTGGTTTAACTTACGCTAAAGTTCTTGTCGAAATTAATAACTAA
- the dapB gene encoding 4-hydroxy-tetrahydrodipicolinate reductase, producing the protein MTNQAPIPVIVNGAAGKMGREVIKAVAQAPDLNLVGAIDHSLEHQDKDAGELAGLSEPLEVPITNQLEPMLGYVAGDRHSPPGVIVDFTHPDSVYDNIRSAIAYGIRPVVGTTGLSPEQIQDLADFADKASTGCLIIPNFSIGMVLLQQAAIAASKYFDHVEIIELHHNQKADAPSGTAIQTAQLLGELGKTFNHALVEETEKLPGARGSIADEGIRIHSVRLPGLIAHQEVIFGAAGQIYTLRHDTSDRACYMPGVLLAIRKVLALKSLVYGLEKIL; encoded by the coding sequence ATGACGAATCAAGCTCCTATCCCGGTTATTGTCAACGGTGCTGCTGGTAAAATGGGCCGTGAGGTAATTAAGGCGGTGGCGCAAGCGCCTGACTTAAACCTAGTGGGTGCAATTGACCACAGTTTGGAACATCAAGATAAAGACGCTGGAGAGTTAGCGGGTTTAAGCGAACCTCTGGAAGTGCCGATTACCAATCAATTAGAACCGATGTTGGGTTATGTGGCTGGTGACAGACACTCTCCTCCAGGGGTGATTGTAGACTTTACTCATCCCGATTCAGTTTATGACAATATTCGTAGTGCGATCGCTTACGGTATTCGTCCAGTTGTCGGCACTACTGGTTTAAGTCCAGAACAAATTCAAGATTTGGCAGACTTTGCCGATAAAGCTAGCACTGGTTGTCTAATTATTCCTAACTTCTCCATTGGTATGGTGCTGTTACAACAAGCCGCCATCGCCGCCTCCAAATATTTTGACCATGTAGAAATTATCGAACTACATCACAACCAAAAAGCTGATGCTCCCAGTGGTACTGCCATTCAAACAGCACAGTTACTAGGAGAATTGGGTAAAACTTTCAACCATGCTCTTGTAGAAGAAACGGAGAAATTACCAGGAGCAAGGGGTAGTATAGCAGATGAAGGGATTAGAATTCATAGCGTGCGCTTGCCGGGACTGATTGCCCATCAAGAAGTTATTTTTGGCGCAGCAGGACAGATTTATACTTTACGACATGATACGAGCGATCGCGCTTGTTATATGCCAGGAGTTCTACTAGCGATTCGCAAAGTCTTAGCGCTAAAGTCGTTAGTATATGGATTAGAAAAGATACTTTAA
- a CDS encoding Maf family protein: MKIPPFVLASASPARCRLLQTVGIEPIVRPSDFDESQIELSEPAQLVKTLAQYKAETVAPQFESALIMGCDSVLFINGEIYGKPADTTDAIARWQIMQGNFGDLYTGHALIDLEQNRTLVKSQVTRVYFAQMSDRAIQAYVATGEPLKCAGAFAIEGFGSFFVEKIEGCHSNVIGLSLPLLRQMLAELGYDVTDLWQ, encoded by the coding sequence ATGAAAATTCCACCTTTTGTACTTGCCTCAGCTTCCCCAGCCCGATGCCGTTTGCTGCAAACTGTTGGTATTGAACCGATAGTTCGACCAAGTGACTTTGATGAGTCGCAAATTGAATTAAGTGAACCAGCGCAATTGGTCAAAACTCTTGCCCAGTACAAAGCGGAAACTGTAGCGCCGCAGTTTGAATCGGCTTTGATTATGGGTTGTGATTCAGTTTTATTTATCAATGGTGAAATTTACGGCAAACCAGCAGATACAACTGATGCGATCGCCCGTTGGCAGATAATGCAAGGTAACTTTGGCGATTTGTATACAGGTCACGCCTTAATTGACCTTGAGCAAAACCGTACTTTAGTCAAGTCTCAAGTTACAAGAGTTTACTTTGCTCAAATGAGCGATCGCGCCATTCAAGCCTACGTTGCCACAGGTGAACCCCTCAAGTGTGCTGGAGCCTTTGCAATTGAAGGCTTTGGTAGTTTCTTTGTCGAAAAAATTGAAGGCTGTCACAGCAATGTAATCGGACTCAGTTTACCCTTGCTACGGCAGATGCTCGCAGAATTGGGATACGATGTTACTGATTTATGGCAATAG
- a CDS encoding precorrin-8X methylmutase, which yields MEWHVTDAQSLAIIDNEIENHVFSPAEYEIVRRVIYATADFEYKSLICFSERALQAGAAALAARTTIVVDVPMVQVGIAYEIQNTFANPVYCSMEALTRPQKEKTRAAWGIETLAKRYPEGIFVVGQALTALTALVDLIEAEEIRPALIIATPVGFVNVDEAKRRLQDSLVPHIIIDGRKGNAVVAAAIVDGLVDLAWQAYGQDGNRGS from the coding sequence ATGGAATGGCACGTAACTGATGCTCAAAGTTTAGCAATCATCGATAATGAAATTGAAAATCATGTCTTTTCACCCGCAGAGTATGAGATTGTGCGTCGGGTAATCTACGCGACGGCTGACTTTGAGTATAAGTCTTTGATTTGTTTCTCTGAGCGTGCTTTGCAAGCAGGAGCAGCAGCACTAGCTGCGCGTACCACGATTGTGGTAGATGTCCCAATGGTACAAGTAGGTATTGCCTACGAGATTCAAAATACCTTTGCCAATCCGGTGTATTGCAGTATGGAAGCTCTGACACGCCCTCAAAAAGAAAAAACTCGGGCAGCATGGGGAATCGAAACCTTAGCAAAGCGTTATCCAGAGGGTATTTTTGTGGTGGGTCAAGCATTAACAGCGCTAACAGCACTGGTAGATTTAATTGAAGCTGAGGAAATTAGACCTGCTTTGATAATTGCGACTCCAGTCGGATTTGTCAATGTTGATGAAGCAAAGAGGCGCTTACAAGACTCTCTAGTGCCCCATATTATCATTGACGGTCGCAAAGGTAATGCAGTTGTTGCCGCTGCGATCGTTGATGGATTGGTAGATTTGGCTTGGCAAGCCTATGGACAAGATGGAAATCGGGGGAGTTAG
- a CDS encoding YtxH domain-containing protein: protein MSNNRSGGFIGGLMLGATIGALTGLLVAPRTGRETRKILQKSANAIPELAEDLSTSVQIQADRLSASALRNWDETLDRLREAIAAGVDASQRESQILKRQTSPENPDSLPQQLERS, encoded by the coding sequence ATGTCTAATAACCGTTCGGGAGGATTTATTGGCGGTTTGATGCTGGGAGCTACCATCGGTGCTTTGACTGGTTTGCTCGTGGCTCCCCGCACAGGGCGCGAAACACGAAAAATTTTGCAAAAATCTGCTAATGCTATCCCAGAATTGGCAGAAGATTTATCAACGAGTGTGCAAATCCAGGCAGATCGTCTCTCTGCTAGCGCACTGCGAAACTGGGATGAGACTTTAGATAGATTACGAGAAGCGATCGCAGCAGGTGTAGATGCCAGTCAGCGAGAAAGCCAAATTTTAAAGCGGCAAACATCGCCTGAAAATCCCGATTCTCTTCCCCAGCAATTAGAACGCTCATAA
- a CDS encoding phycocyanobilin:ferredoxin oxidoreductase: MSFTSMPSLREQQHPLIRQLADCIEAAWHQHLDLSPYHLPDELGYVEGRLEGEKLTIENRCYQTPQFRKMHLELAKIGNMLDILHCVMFPRPEYNLPMFGCDLVGGRGQISAAIADLSPIQLERTLPESYTTALTQLTVLNFSQPRELPEWGNIFSDFCIFVRPSSPEEEAMFLARVREFLDIHCTLAIASRPVSVEQVTQNLAGQHNYCTKQQQNDKTRRVLEKAFGSAWAEHYMTTVLFDLPT, translated from the coding sequence ATGTCATTTACTTCTATGCCCTCGCTGCGTGAACAACAACATCCCCTAATTCGTCAGCTAGCTGATTGTATTGAGGCAGCTTGGCATCAGCACCTGGATCTATCGCCCTACCATTTGCCTGATGAGTTGGGGTATGTGGAAGGTAGATTAGAAGGCGAAAAACTGACAATTGAAAATCGCTGCTATCAAACGCCCCAGTTTCGGAAAATGCACTTGGAACTGGCAAAAATCGGAAATATGCTGGATATTTTGCACTGCGTCATGTTTCCGCGTCCAGAATATAACCTGCCAATGTTTGGTTGCGATTTGGTTGGGGGTAGAGGTCAAATTAGTGCAGCGATCGCAGACCTTTCACCAATCCAATTAGAGCGCACCCTACCAGAATCTTATACTACTGCACTAACACAGTTAACAGTGCTTAACTTTTCCCAACCCCGTGAATTACCAGAATGGGGAAATATTTTTTCTGATTTCTGTATCTTTGTCCGCCCCAGTTCTCCAGAAGAAGAAGCAATGTTTCTTGCACGGGTGCGAGAATTTTTAGATATTCATTGTACCCTAGCGATCGCCTCACGTCCCGTTTCAGTTGAACAAGTGACCCAAAATCTCGCCGGACAACACAACTACTGCACCAAACAGCAGCAAAACGATAAAACCCGCCGAGTTCTAGAAAAAGCCTTTGGTTCAGCTTGGGCAGAACATTACATGACCACAGTTTTATTCGACCTCCCAACTTAA
- a CDS encoding phosphate ABC transporter permease: MLVPLTRQKFEQVIPLIATGLQYKYYWGKFSNFLQRLLISVVAVVAILLITVVFRLAFASIVFVLGIVSAFFWLWYPVFQASMRNLQCRRYKYGGFFRGRVLDWWITDQLMGKTETVNSKGELVIIENREKQINLEVGDETGFTIEFVAPLRPAHKVITRGQIAEMVVLSNRADLSSIEQFSDIYIPSRDLWISDYPYLRRDFFNEVGRRLREDQQQKPRRRRPRVEE, from the coding sequence ATGTTAGTACCACTGACTCGCCAGAAATTTGAACAAGTTATCCCCCTAATTGCCACTGGTTTGCAGTACAAGTACTATTGGGGGAAATTCTCAAATTTTTTGCAACGGCTGTTAATTTCTGTAGTTGCCGTAGTTGCCATCTTACTTATAACAGTCGTTTTTAGGCTTGCGTTTGCTTCCATAGTATTTGTGCTGGGCATAGTTAGCGCTTTTTTTTGGTTGTGGTATCCAGTGTTTCAAGCAAGTATGCGGAATTTGCAATGCCGCCGTTATAAATATGGCGGCTTTTTCCGTGGTCGAGTCTTAGATTGGTGGATTACAGACCAGTTAATGGGTAAAACCGAAACAGTCAACAGCAAAGGCGAATTGGTGATTATAGAAAACCGAGAAAAACAAATTAACTTAGAGGTGGGTGATGAAACAGGATTTACCATTGAGTTTGTAGCACCATTACGTCCCGCCCACAAAGTTATTACTCGCGGTCAAATTGCCGAAATGGTAGTACTGTCAAATCGCGCAGATTTGAGCAGTATTGAACAATTCAGTGATATATACATTCCCAGTCGTGACCTGTGGATTAGCGATTATCCTTATCTACGGCGGGATTTCTTTAACGAAGTCGGTCGCCGCTTGCGTGAAGACCAACAACAAAAACCGCGTCGCCGCCGGCCGAGAGTAGAGGAGTAA
- the devC gene encoding ABC transporter permease DevC gives MNQKIPLSWLQLTREKTRLAVALAGIAFADILMFMQLGFRDALYYSNVRFHNSLQGDIVLINSQSSAVLAMRSFSQRRLYKALDLPAVQSVHPIYLDFTIWKNPVTGRPRSILIFGMNPETNIVNLPGVQENLDKLKLPDVVLFDRSSRVEYGPIAANYDQGKTVTAEVRRRQIKVGGLFTLGASFGADGNLITSDVNFLRIFNNRQAGLIDIGLIRLKPGADAEVVAQQLRNYLPKEVNVLTKQEFIDFERNYWANSTAIGFIFTLGTVMGFIVGTVIVYQILYTEVADHLAEYATLKAIGYTQNYLLTVILQEALLLAVLGYFPGIIFSLFMYSSARDATLLPVFMSFERAVMVLVLTMIMCIISGAIAVRKLRSADPADIF, from the coding sequence ATGAACCAAAAAATCCCTCTGTCGTGGCTACAACTAACAAGAGAAAAAACTCGTCTAGCTGTAGCTTTGGCAGGAATTGCTTTCGCTGATATTTTGATGTTTATGCAACTCGGCTTTCGGGATGCTTTGTATTATAGTAACGTTAGATTTCATAACAGCTTACAGGGCGATATTGTTTTAATCAATAGTCAATCTAGTGCTGTTTTGGCGATGAGGAGCTTTTCTCAAAGAAGGTTATATAAAGCATTAGATTTACCCGCAGTCCAATCAGTACATCCTATATATTTAGACTTTACAATCTGGAAAAATCCTGTAACAGGTCGTCCTCGTAGTATCCTGATTTTTGGAATGAACCCAGAAACTAACATAGTTAACTTACCTGGGGTTCAGGAGAATTTAGATAAACTTAAACTGCCTGATGTCGTTCTATTTGACCGTTCTTCTAGGGTAGAATATGGCCCTATAGCTGCTAATTATGACCAAGGTAAAACTGTAACAGCAGAAGTACGAAGGCGGCAAATTAAAGTCGGGGGACTATTTACATTAGGTGCATCATTCGGCGCAGATGGAAATTTAATTACAAGCGATGTTAACTTTCTGCGGATATTTAATAATCGTCAAGCAGGATTAATTGATATTGGGCTGATTAGATTAAAGCCGGGAGCAGATGCTGAAGTTGTCGCCCAACAATTACGAAACTATTTACCTAAAGAAGTAAATGTTTTAACTAAGCAAGAATTTATTGATTTTGAACGGAATTATTGGGCAAATAGTACAGCTATTGGGTTTATTTTCACATTAGGGACTGTCATGGGTTTCATTGTTGGGACTGTGATTGTTTATCAAATCCTTTATACAGAAGTTGCAGACCACTTAGCTGAATATGCTACTCTCAAGGCAATAGGTTATACACAAAACTATTTGTTGACGGTCATTCTTCAAGAGGCTTTATTATTAGCAGTTTTAGGATATTTCCCTGGGATTATTTTTTCCTTATTTATGTATAGCAGTGCCAGAGATGCAACCCTATTACCAGTTTTCATGAGTTTTGAACGTGCCGTAATGGTGTTGGTTTTAACCATGATTATGTGCATTATTTCCGGTGCGATCGCAGTCCGAAAATTACGTTCAGCCGATCCAGCAGATATCTTTTAA
- a CDS encoding DUF948 domain-containing protein: MIDPLFWLGLSLLLVATSLTAVLVAAIPALQELARAARSAEKLFDTLSRELPPTLEAIRVTGLEITDLTDDVSEGVKNASQVAKQVDQSLDSARIQAQNLQVGTRSIFVGAKAAWRNFTRQKPTRRNSDRLPSNEQSLLTLREREVRRQENRRINTDVYRANDGYNDSANWETNFDDED; encoded by the coding sequence GTGATTGATCCCCTGTTTTGGTTGGGACTCTCCTTACTCTTAGTCGCCACAAGCTTGACTGCGGTTTTAGTGGCAGCAATACCGGCTTTGCAGGAGTTAGCACGCGCTGCTCGCAGTGCAGAAAAGCTATTTGATACACTTTCACGAGAATTACCACCCACTCTAGAAGCTATCCGTGTGACTGGTTTGGAAATTACTGACTTAACTGATGATGTTAGTGAAGGTGTAAAAAATGCCAGTCAAGTCGCCAAACAAGTCGATCAAAGTCTTGATAGTGCAAGAATTCAAGCTCAAAATCTGCAAGTCGGTACACGCAGCATCTTTGTTGGCGCAAAAGCTGCTTGGAGAAACTTCACACGCCAAAAACCCACGAGACGAAATAGCGATCGCTTGCCAAGCAATGAACAATCACTACTAACGTTGCGAGAACGAGAAGTGCGAAGGCAAGAAAATCGCCGGATAAACACAGACGTATACCGTGCTAATGACGGTTACAACGACTCTGCTAACTGGGAAACCAATTTTGATGACGAAGATTGA
- a CDS encoding TPM domain-containing protein, protein MQSCFWRRILLSIAVFFLAGSIWVMHSPPALAYDNPELLPDTFTPVVDLAKSLPVLQEEKLVKDLEQFEADTGWKLRVLTQYDRTPGRAVIKYWGLDDKSILLVADSRGGNILSFSVGDAVYELLPRTFWIELQTRFGNLYFVREQGEDQAILQALESVKGCLLKGGCNVVPGLPREQWILTLISSIIGGVICGFAAQPREKGQVFAWQWALIFSPLWGILFIAFGIGPVVTRTSDWLPLVRNISGFIIGVLVAYLSPVFSRSSSSNEL, encoded by the coding sequence ATGCAATCTTGTTTTTGGCGACGAATTCTCTTATCTATTGCAGTATTTTTTCTGGCTGGGTCAATTTGGGTCATGCATTCTCCCCCAGCACTGGCTTATGACAATCCTGAGTTACTCCCTGACACCTTTACTCCAGTTGTAGACTTAGCTAAATCTCTGCCTGTGCTGCAAGAAGAAAAGCTTGTCAAAGATTTAGAACAGTTTGAAGCCGATACGGGCTGGAAATTGCGAGTATTGACCCAATATGACCGCACTCCAGGTCGGGCAGTTATCAAATATTGGGGTTTGGATGACAAAAGCATTTTACTAGTTGCCGATTCTCGTGGCGGTAACATCCTTAGTTTCAGCGTCGGCGATGCTGTTTATGAACTTTTACCCAGAACATTCTGGATAGAACTACAAACCCGTTTCGGTAATTTGTACTTTGTCCGCGAACAAGGGGAAGACCAAGCCATTCTGCAAGCCTTAGAATCGGTTAAAGGTTGTTTACTCAAAGGTGGTTGCAATGTTGTTCCCGGACTGCCGCGAGAGCAATGGATTCTCACCTTGATTAGCTCAATTATTGGTGGGGTGATTTGTGGATTTGCAGCCCAACCCCGCGAGAAAGGACAAGTTTTTGCTTGGCAATGGGCTTTAATTTTCTCACCTTTGTGGGGAATCTTATTTATTGCCTTTGGTATTGGGCCGGTGGTGACACGCACAAGCGACTGGTTGCCTCTAGTTCGCAATATCTCTGGCTTTATTATCGGTGTCTTGGTTGCCTACCTATCTCCTGTTTTCAGTCGGTCTTCTTCCAGCAATGAGTTATGA